The following are encoded in a window of Alosa sapidissima isolate fAloSap1 chromosome 12, fAloSap1.pri, whole genome shotgun sequence genomic DNA:
- the LOC121724970 gene encoding uncharacterized protein LOC121724970: MEQGNKGRATSAPYSLRRQVVPSRRFEDFYLERQPLSKKKDLQTGEKLTWKTVEGSASSSSQSPLPMPIVSGEILSCGDNSSALPLHYPGSSLPAKDGCESPCKVSGLTLSTAPEASERVGRRKKQAKPCQVVPCKDQAEQGLGISNGPLVIKLCTPEQKTGASLASVCKSSSKSHREPQLSSQALMGSTPQAPMLKKAPQKKVAPQGNYQKSNDLKQRLEIAAILLELAQQVPDLVPEVGCTINFQQQLQLIKKCSSKGNQKGTSVKARAHKEVTCDHNGYCKKYHSTEKHGQKRKYLSSLDSGPVMGPEWTAARDREDMFFPHLDDSSLMAEAKERKRREMAQESSLQQMAEPVEERYIKNAAVLPDLRPLPPVAPSSAQSSSLLCAALSEPLLIHGHSVEDYQAIYHAVVDPMLKTKSGNARQYNLGMGRAIKQRLWERMSCPTFVETVDVDGRVHITESFSTPTLKSYAPQIDVDISGEPLPGQPKSKRARR; the protein is encoded by the exons ATGGAACAG GGCAACAAAGGGCGAGCCACCAGTGCCCCCTATAGTCTTAGAAGGCAGGTTGTACCATCTAGGCGTTTTGAGGATTTTTATCTGGAGAGACAACCCCTCTCTAAGAAAAAAGATCTTCAGACTGGGGAGAAGTTGACCTGGAAGACTGTAGAAGGCTCTGCCTCCAGCTCTTCCCAGAGTCCTCTCCCTATGCCCATTGTTTCTGGAGAGATCCTAAGCTGTGGAGACAATTCTTCGGCTCTGCCTCTGCATTACCCTGGATCCTCACTGCCAGCTAAGGATGGATGTGAGAGCCCCTGCAAGGTCTCTGGACTCACCCTGTCCACTGCTCCAGAGGCTTCTGAGCGTGTGGGTCGCAGGAAGAAACAGGCCAAGCCTTGCCAAGTGGTGCCTTGCAAAGATCAGGCTGAACAAGGCCTGGGAATCTCCAATGGGCCCCTGGTGATCAAGCTGTGCACTCCTGAGCAGAAGACTGGGGCGTCTCTGGCTTCAGTCTGCAAGAGCTCCAGTAAGAGTCACAGAGAACCTCAACTGAGTTCTCAAGCTCTGATGGGCTCCACACCACAG GCTCCTATGCTGAAAAAAGCACCACAGAAAAAGGTGGCACCACAGGGAAACTATCAAAAATCCAACGACCTGAAGCAGAGGCTGGAGATAGCAGCCATACTGCTGGAACTTGCACAGCAAGTCCCTGACTTGGTCCCAGAGGTTGGGTGCACTATCAACTTCCAGCAGCAACTTCAGCTGATAAAGAAATGCAGCTCCAAAGGGAACCAAAAAGGAACCTCTGTGAAGGCACGTGCTCATAAAGAAGTGACCTGTGACCATAATGGATACTGCAAGAAGTACCACTCCACGGAGAAACATGGCCAGAAGAGAAAGTATCTCAGCTCTCTGGACTCTGGCCCAGTGATGGGACCTGAGTGGACAGCAGCTAGGGATAGGGAGGACATGTTCTTTCCCCACTTGGACGATTCCTCTCTCATGGCAGAG GccaaagagaggaaaaggagggagaTGGCTCAGGAGAGCAGCTTGCAGCAAATGGCCGAGCCCGTGGAGGAGAGATACATCAAAAACGCTGCTGTTCTCCCAGACCTCCGGCCGCTGCCGCCTGTGGCCCCCTCCTCGGCCCAGAGCAGCTCCCTTCTCTGCGCAGCCCTGAGTGAGCCACTTCTGATCCACGGCCACTCTGTGGAGGACTACCAGGCCATCTACCATGCGGTGGTGGACCCCATGCTGAAGACCAAGTCTGGGAACGCCCGCCAATACAACCTCGGGATGGGCCGCGCCATCAAGCAGCGCCTGTGGGAGAGGATGTCCTGCCCCACCTTTGTGGAGACAGTGGACGTAGATGGTCGAGTGCACATCACCGAGTCCTTCAGCACCCCCACCCTGAAGTCCTACGCTCCACAGATTGACGTGGACATCAGTGGGGAGCCCCTGCCCGGACAGCCAAAGAGCAAGAGGGCCAGGCGCTGA